In Bacteroidales bacterium, a genomic segment contains:
- a CDS encoding IS1595 family transposase yields the protein LTPLIKEYVHRSAILHTDQWIGYHIVNKLYNHSKVDHSKGQYVDGDCYTNTIEGFWSLLKRGYIGIYHYMSKKHLQKYVDEFVFRYNTRMISDSDKFNFLLSVTRGYSMTYNDLVAA from the coding sequence ACTGACACCTCTGATAAAAGAGTATGTCCATCGTTCTGCAATCTTACACACGGACCAATGGATCGGATATCACATAGTGAATAAACTATACAACCATTCTAAGGTTGATCATAGTAAAGGGCAGTATGTGGATGGTGACTGTTACACCAATACGATTGAGGGCTTCTGGAGTTTATTGAAAAGAGGTTACATAGGGATATATCATTACATGAGTAAAAAGCATTTACAGAAATACGTAGATGAATTTGTATTCAGATACAATACCCGTATGATTAGTGACAGTGATAAGTTTAACTTCTTGTTAAGTGTAACGAGAGGATACAGTATGACATATAATGATTTAGTAGCGGCATGA